From one Actinomyces sp. Marseille-P3109 genomic stretch:
- a CDS encoding sensor histidine kinase, whose translation MLTLVNSPSTERLIFLLLTVITLSLIPAYPISGSVSYLALWIVLLQVPHVPASDAVITNAVFFFYLGLFLPLRIALTLALIVPLAIITPTGPISVAASQLFLAACTLLPGSMMRRTEATLRQKISAATEQLSSIREEIAREMHDLVAYSMSQTALRAQRAAADSSYPAAARQEFAAIESTAADSLHELRLVLRALRNNDENTDRASITGLGTVVLDLEESVRAVADDLSASGYSVIYQCRGDGHYNRLQAAILSRVLREMSSNVLRHADHDRPVTITLNQDVDKARLVVTNGVSSSQHRLPSSGMGILGMKERLSTIGGSLDTLMDNGTWLTSASIPLSQSPTLVIEDES comes from the coding sequence ATGCTCACCCTCGTCAACTCACCCAGCACAGAACGCCTCATCTTTCTTCTCTTAACAGTTATCACCCTGTCCCTCATTCCTGCATACCCCATATCGGGATCTGTCAGCTATTTGGCCCTCTGGATCGTGCTCCTTCAGGTGCCGCACGTTCCCGCCAGCGATGCGGTGATAACCAACGCCGTTTTCTTCTTCTATCTGGGACTGTTCCTCCCTCTGCGGATTGCGCTGACTCTTGCTCTCATCGTCCCGCTGGCGATCATCACCCCTACAGGCCCTATTTCAGTGGCGGCATCACAGCTGTTCCTCGCAGCCTGCACCCTTCTTCCCGGATCAATGATGCGTCGCACGGAGGCGACGTTACGTCAAAAGATCTCCGCCGCCACTGAGCAGCTGTCTTCTATCCGCGAGGAGATCGCGCGTGAGATGCATGACCTCGTCGCCTACTCGATGTCCCAGACCGCCTTGCGGGCCCAACGCGCAGCCGCGGACTCCTCCTACCCCGCCGCCGCACGGCAAGAGTTCGCCGCGATCGAGTCCACCGCGGCCGACTCGCTTCACGAGCTACGCCTCGTGCTTCGAGCCCTACGAAACAACGACGAGAACACCGATCGTGCAAGTATCACCGGGCTGGGAACCGTTGTGCTGGATCTTGAGGAGTCTGTGCGCGCCGTCGCCGACGACCTATCCGCATCCGGCTACTCCGTGATCTATCAGTGCAGGGGAGATGGGCACTACAACCGTCTTCAAGCCGCCATCCTCTCCCGGGTACTTCGGGAGATGAGCTCTAACGTTCTTAGGCATGCGGACCACGATCGGCCAGTCACCATCACCCTGAACCAGGACGTGGATAAGGCTCGCCTGGTGGTGACCAATGGGGTCTCCTCTTCGCAGCACAGACTCCCCTCCTCCGGGATGGGGATTCTTGGTATGAAAGAAAGACTTTCAACCATCGGCGGCTCACTGGACACACTGATGGACAACGGCACCTGGTTGACATCCGCCTCCATCCCTCTCTCACAGTCACCCACACTCGTTATCGAGGATGAGTCATGA
- the mpaM gene encoding daptide-type RiPP biosynthesis methyltransferase, translating into MSPILLLTPGAGQTPACRNRRSPYLFPRRPAQRDYRWLDPTEAPCCSGLHLEVKSANHPTEPQEVIHMVEVRAAGHESSLSFGTGARRRHELTHRDDTEIASILDFLEILPDQALAGLRVLELACGSGRVTVPMAAAGHRVLATDLSIDVLSLLAERLTERQAIQSGIAGRVEIQQADMVSFDIKESFKAVCLPMASITLLNPEQRRATIRCAAAHMAIGGALIASIDQVLPAAAATSTIRLQPDTCLTEEIDHVGRRRRTILRCRDKEYISEHYLVTPEDLVNDLKDASLFLAAQRSTPNPVLPHHISVILGAVNRR; encoded by the coding sequence TTGTCGCCAATTTTGTTACTCACTCCAGGTGCGGGCCAGACTCCGGCCTGCCGCAACCGCCGCAGCCCATACCTGTTCCCTCGGCGCCCTGCGCAGCGCGATTACCGCTGGCTCGATCCGACCGAAGCCCCCTGCTGCTCAGGCCTGCATCTGGAGGTCAAGTCGGCCAACCACCCCACAGAACCTCAGGAGGTGATTCATATGGTTGAGGTACGAGCAGCGGGCCATGAATCCAGCCTTTCCTTCGGCACCGGTGCTCGACGTCGCCACGAGCTTACGCACCGGGACGACACTGAGATTGCCTCAATCCTTGATTTTCTCGAGATCCTGCCCGATCAGGCACTGGCCGGGTTGCGGGTCCTCGAACTTGCTTGCGGCTCGGGGCGTGTCACCGTGCCCATGGCGGCCGCTGGGCACCGAGTGCTCGCCACCGACCTCAGCATCGATGTGCTCAGTCTTCTCGCCGAACGACTGACTGAACGGCAGGCCATCCAATCGGGAATCGCAGGCCGGGTGGAGATCCAGCAGGCGGACATGGTCTCCTTCGACATCAAGGAGTCCTTCAAGGCCGTCTGTCTCCCCATGGCATCCATCACCCTCCTGAACCCTGAACAGCGACGAGCCACCATACGATGCGCGGCCGCCCATATGGCGATCGGTGGCGCCCTCATCGCCTCCATTGATCAAGTACTGCCTGCGGCAGCCGCAACCAGCACAATCCGGCTCCAGCCAGATACATGCCTCACCGAGGAGATCGACCATGTGGGTCGCAGGCGGCGCACCATCCTGCGCTGCCGCGACAAGGAGTACATCTCCGAGCACTATCTCGTCACGCCCGAGGACCTCGTCAACGACCTCAAGGACGCCAGCCTCTTTCTGGCTGCTCAACGCTCCACCCCCAATCCAGTTCTACCCCACCACATCAGCGTCATCCTCGGCGCTGTCAATCGACGGTGA
- a CDS encoding ABC transporter permease, translating to MTAAINTAAPAGMPEFPQTGPTITRTSRLRERVLLPLAIERTKSRRPWILATFALALAVLNTANGVFRYLGYTKIFRDQGVTWQVVWGQGALMWSTLFLPMLITFRAAGLTRMEHEHDNWRRMATYGATITTYTGKLILTTLFALYCQMAFLLLVMAASAALGFHLTPADIATMTTWALLGTFGALTIAAAQLLVGIYVPSFATTVLTGIGASFLSLAILLVAPPLSPLYPYSQVTIGMQARSLATPTPASIAWFLIWNTILMTATVLLSRRALRRKQH from the coding sequence ATGACCGCAGCAATCAACACCGCTGCACCCGCCGGTATGCCCGAGTTCCCCCAGACGGGCCCAACCATCACCAGGACGAGTCGGCTGCGCGAGCGGGTCCTGCTGCCCCTGGCCATCGAGCGCACCAAATCCAGACGACCCTGGATCCTGGCCACCTTCGCTCTGGCCCTGGCCGTCCTCAACACCGCCAACGGCGTGTTCAGATACCTGGGCTACACAAAGATCTTCCGCGATCAGGGCGTCACCTGGCAGGTAGTGTGGGGCCAAGGCGCGCTGATGTGGAGTACCCTCTTCCTCCCCATGCTGATTACCTTCCGCGCCGCAGGACTGACCCGCATGGAGCACGAGCACGACAACTGGCGCCGCATGGCCACCTACGGCGCAACCATCACCACTTACACCGGAAAGCTCATCCTGACCACCCTGTTCGCCCTCTACTGCCAGATGGCCTTCCTCCTGCTCGTCATGGCTGCCAGCGCAGCCCTGGGATTCCACCTCACCCCGGCTGATATCGCCACCATGACCACCTGGGCCCTCCTGGGAACCTTCGGAGCCCTCACCATCGCCGCCGCCCAACTGCTCGTCGGCATCTACGTCCCCAGTTTCGCCACCACTGTCCTGACCGGCATAGGAGCCTCCTTCCTCAGCCTGGCCATCCTCCTTGTCGCTCCGCCACTGAGTCCTCTCTACCCATACTCCCAGGTCACCATTGGCATGCAGGCCCGCTCACTGGCCACACCCACGCCCGCGAGCATCGCCTGGTTCCTCATCTGGAACACCATCCTCATGACTGCCACCGTTCTCCTCAGCAGGCGAGCGCTAAGAAGGAAGCAGCACTGA
- a CDS encoding ABC transporter permease translates to MKALGLEISKLKRSRLWLTLLLATGLELVWATALTVISLAKAPSGVAATTGYAIGSATDVHNLVAPIISAVVASRLAATEHDSTMLSQLLADGQSRTSLFLAKLTTALAICSVPVITLVATTTLVATANGVPTDLGMTATWLGGLLVANIAMTAIHLVLALLVHRQALTLSVGALGGLLGTLTDVIMPNSVAAVLPWQYPALLSPVRLVFGKGTTTGVAPVDHLGAYIVIVIVIGLAATALAQAAFNRQVTR, encoded by the coding sequence ATGAAAGCCCTAGGACTGGAGATCTCCAAGCTCAAGAGGTCGCGTCTATGGCTGACCCTTCTCCTGGCCACCGGCTTGGAGTTGGTCTGGGCCACAGCGCTCACAGTCATCAGCCTGGCCAAGGCACCCAGCGGTGTCGCGGCGACCACAGGTTACGCCATTGGAAGTGCCACGGACGTGCACAACCTGGTCGCTCCAATCATCTCCGCGGTGGTGGCCTCCCGCCTGGCCGCCACCGAGCACGACAGCACCATGTTGTCCCAGCTCCTCGCTGACGGCCAGTCGCGCACCTCCCTGTTCCTGGCCAAGCTCACCACAGCCCTGGCCATCTGCTCGGTCCCGGTCATCACTTTGGTGGCCACAACCACTCTGGTGGCCACTGCCAACGGCGTACCCACCGACCTAGGCATGACCGCGACCTGGCTGGGCGGATTGCTCGTGGCCAACATCGCGATGACCGCCATCCACCTGGTCCTGGCCTTGCTCGTCCATCGCCAGGCCCTGACACTGAGCGTCGGCGCCCTGGGCGGCCTACTCGGCACCCTCACCGATGTCATTATGCCCAATTCAGTAGCCGCCGTTCTGCCCTGGCAGTACCCTGCGCTTCTCTCTCCTGTGCGTTTGGTGTTCGGCAAGGGCACCACCACCGGCGTAGCCCCAGTGGACCACCTGGGTGCCTACATCGTCATCGTCATCGTCATTGGCCTAGCCGCCACCGCCCTGGCCCAGGCCGCCTTTAATCGACAGGTCACGCGTTAG
- a CDS encoding ABC transporter ATP-binding protein yields MLNTRQHLVVRSTGLTKQYGNAEVVSGVGLEVPARQVYGFLGPNGAGKSTTMKMLLGLTRPTNGSVEVFGEPFSPGRTLSRVGSLIEQPSFYGHLTGRENLDIVRRVKHLGAASIDQALDTVGLSHAANKQARNYSLGMKQRLGLAMALLGEPELLILDEPTNGLDPSGIHEIRELITSLPASRGITVMVSSHLLSEIEQMADTIGIISHGHLLYQGPLSALAEAGHIVVRTRPEQAVPTAQTLATQGWRVSSVQGGEIIMPAYDDDHVARLVTTLVTAGTSIYRVELRRRSLEQIFLDITEQAAPQGQPSTQQQPPRGAPHQPAHVRQPPVQRQSAPSQAPLPGYSDIQGPHRAPAQPAPTYTQAAYQAPAQQAAYQGMRRVGA; encoded by the coding sequence ATGCTGAATACCAGGCAGCACCTGGTGGTGCGCAGTACGGGACTGACCAAGCAGTACGGAAATGCTGAGGTAGTCAGTGGTGTCGGCCTGGAGGTTCCTGCCAGGCAGGTCTACGGTTTCCTCGGCCCCAACGGAGCAGGTAAGTCCACCACGATGAAGATGCTGCTCGGGCTGACCCGCCCTACCAACGGGAGCGTGGAGGTCTTTGGGGAGCCCTTCTCACCCGGGCGCACGCTGTCTCGTGTGGGTTCCCTGATCGAGCAGCCCTCCTTCTACGGTCACCTGACCGGGCGAGAGAACCTTGACATCGTGCGCCGGGTCAAGCATCTGGGCGCAGCTAGCATCGACCAGGCTTTGGATACCGTGGGCCTGTCCCACGCAGCCAACAAACAGGCACGGAACTACTCCCTGGGAATGAAGCAGCGGCTGGGTCTGGCCATGGCCCTGCTAGGAGAGCCCGAGCTCCTCATCCTGGACGAGCCCACCAACGGGTTGGACCCCTCCGGTATTCACGAGATCCGCGAGCTGATCACCAGCCTGCCAGCCTCCCGGGGGATCACTGTGATGGTCTCCAGTCACCTGCTCAGCGAGATCGAGCAGATGGCCGACACCATCGGCATCATCAGCCATGGCCATCTGCTCTACCAAGGTCCTCTGTCTGCCCTGGCCGAGGCCGGCCACATCGTGGTGCGCACCCGCCCCGAACAGGCGGTCCCCACCGCCCAGACCCTGGCTACTCAGGGATGGCGGGTGAGCTCAGTCCAGGGCGGCGAGATCATCATGCCCGCATACGACGACGATCACGTCGCCCGGCTGGTCACCACCCTGGTCACCGCAGGCACCAGCATCTACCGAGTCGAGCTGAGGCGCCGCTCCCTGGAGCAGATCTTCCTGGACATCACCGAGCAGGCAGCCCCGCAGGGCCAGCCCAGTACCCAGCAGCAGCCACCGCGCGGAGCGCCGCACCAGCCCGCTCACGTCCGTCAGCCGCCAGTCCAGAGGCAGAGCGCTCCGTCCCAGGCACCATTACCCGGCTACTCGGATATCCAAGGACCCCACCGGGCCCCAGCCCAACCGGCGCCCACTTACACCCAGGCTGCTTACCAGGCACCAGCCCAGCAGGCCGCCTACCAGGGGATGAGGAGGGTAGGAGCATGA
- a CDS encoding lacticin 481 family lantibiotic has product MSNINMQAVAALDELSDAELDQVLGAGVGVFYTLTHECHMNSLQRRLTCCS; this is encoded by the coding sequence ATGAGCAACATCAACATGCAGGCAGTAGCTGCCCTCGACGAACTGAGTGACGCGGAGCTTGACCAGGTCCTGGGGGCCGGCGTTGGCGTGTTCTACACGCTTACCCATGAGTGTCACATGAACAGTCTGCAGCGTAGGCTCACGTGCTGCTCGTAA
- a CDS encoding type 2 lanthipeptide synthetase LanM family protein — MGHSPEIPFCAYVSLWGEDVGSLARRFLPPQYLQGEILAIVGPVLVYLINEYRLQDQLDGDSPQKRYRDFEALARQKVIPDVASRFPEVLERLHSRLDSLESLCATVRQRFNDDYESLVAESIIPPEASDLLQIKPMGDLHDGAATCRLSLSGDATLYYKPRESSGELLVQAVSDTVAAAAGMSALRVTPRLSACSGYSWVQEIKSEPCSNKDAVNAYYERVGHLLLVAYLVGLTDLHHENILPGAGTPCVVDAETMFSTPLRQPVSITQAMRDVNGSIMSSVSGSGMLPVGTGNEMYGGDVSGLSQGRWQRESRALVNLGRDDVKFTKQVLEHTDTSHLPHVVEDGESTALQPMNHVDAIVRGFTRSYRAAVEARRDIALLVADRAPNVQCRLLARRTAEYSMFMSYLWSVTRIGRQEEIYEYLRRRSEGLSEQVVSSEIAQMNEGSIPIFWCSGDSTDVYDPSGALVASLEAPPTHGVYSVLDALGDDDLALQQRLIRFAFDSETTLSLQSPRRMRYERGLQTPAHSAYEGAKDLYRTICKSAVSSESDGSVNWLSLAVDDHDALELRPLAGSLYSGTPGLAVGLLSYRELTGDRSMDPVLRSIGREALESYRRGLAAKQALFSYYNGTLGYLPVLRALGAQGLTDADADQLTHDFVDTCASVPLDDLDADVIGGAAGTIMALATLPDRQQAEPVIARLADYLAGLRDSGWAVPRPRAIDNASFAHGASGVATALLHAAVVTGRDEYRDSWRAAWKHDERFRRGDTWVDMRRDDGLPSANWCHGLTGLMLARCRWLDLDDEHDLLSPDERAAVSDELLLAADGVEKYGLGLDTFALCHGVAGNLLALENVAHRLPGRSWEDEWTSMSSFGIAKDWLCGLSDHFQSYSAMSGLPGILHALAEHAMPGSPMSPLLLPSLDWGGTRAR, encoded by the coding sequence ATGGGTCATTCACCTGAGATTCCGTTTTGTGCCTATGTATCCCTGTGGGGTGAGGATGTGGGTTCTTTAGCTAGGCGGTTCCTGCCTCCTCAGTATCTTCAGGGAGAAATTCTGGCTATAGTCGGTCCGGTTCTGGTGTATCTCATCAACGAGTACCGACTGCAGGATCAGCTTGACGGGGACTCCCCGCAGAAACGTTACCGGGACTTCGAGGCCTTAGCCCGTCAGAAGGTGATCCCTGATGTCGCCTCCAGGTTCCCGGAAGTTCTTGAGCGCCTTCATTCACGGCTCGACTCTCTTGAGTCCCTGTGTGCCACGGTGCGTCAGCGCTTCAATGACGACTATGAGTCACTGGTAGCCGAGTCAATCATTCCGCCGGAGGCCTCCGATCTTCTCCAGATCAAACCGATGGGAGACCTTCACGATGGAGCCGCCACGTGCAGGCTCTCCCTGAGTGGGGACGCGACTCTGTACTACAAGCCCCGGGAGTCCTCCGGTGAGCTCCTGGTGCAGGCGGTCTCCGACACGGTCGCGGCGGCGGCCGGCATGAGTGCGCTTCGAGTAACGCCACGGCTCAGTGCTTGTTCCGGGTACTCCTGGGTGCAGGAGATAAAATCCGAGCCGTGCTCAAATAAAGACGCGGTGAACGCCTACTACGAGAGAGTGGGGCACCTGCTCCTCGTGGCCTACCTGGTCGGGCTGACGGACCTTCACCATGAGAACATCCTGCCCGGAGCCGGCACCCCCTGCGTCGTCGACGCCGAGACCATGTTCAGCACCCCGTTGCGGCAGCCTGTCTCCATCACGCAGGCGATGCGCGATGTCAACGGCTCCATCATGTCCTCCGTCAGCGGCTCAGGCATGCTTCCCGTCGGTACCGGTAACGAGATGTACGGGGGTGACGTCAGTGGACTGTCCCAGGGCAGGTGGCAAAGAGAGTCGCGGGCGCTTGTCAACCTCGGCCGCGACGACGTCAAGTTCACCAAGCAGGTTCTGGAGCACACTGACACGTCCCATCTGCCGCACGTCGTCGAGGACGGTGAGTCCACCGCTCTGCAGCCGATGAACCACGTCGATGCCATAGTCCGGGGCTTCACGAGGTCTTACAGGGCGGCGGTAGAAGCCCGACGGGATATTGCTCTGCTGGTGGCCGACCGCGCCCCCAACGTCCAGTGCCGGCTTCTCGCCCGCAGGACCGCTGAGTACAGCATGTTCATGAGCTACCTGTGGTCCGTCACCAGGATTGGTCGGCAGGAGGAGATCTATGAGTACCTTCGCCGCCGGTCCGAGGGCCTTTCCGAGCAGGTCGTCTCCTCTGAGATTGCCCAGATGAACGAGGGCAGCATTCCGATCTTCTGGTGCTCGGGAGACTCCACGGACGTCTATGACCCGAGCGGGGCGTTGGTGGCCAGTCTGGAAGCACCTCCTACCCACGGCGTGTACTCGGTCCTTGACGCGCTTGGCGACGATGACCTTGCCCTCCAGCAGAGGCTCATCCGCTTCGCCTTTGACAGCGAAACGACGCTGTCTCTCCAGAGTCCCCGGCGTATGAGGTACGAGCGCGGGCTCCAGACACCCGCGCACTCTGCGTACGAGGGGGCGAAGGACCTTTACAGGACAATATGCAAGTCTGCGGTCAGCTCCGAGTCGGACGGCTCTGTCAACTGGCTGAGTCTGGCTGTCGACGACCACGACGCGCTGGAGCTGCGCCCGCTCGCGGGGTCGCTCTACTCGGGAACACCGGGGCTCGCGGTGGGGCTCCTGAGCTACCGTGAGCTCACTGGCGACCGCAGCATGGATCCTGTGCTGCGCAGCATCGGCCGGGAGGCTCTCGAGTCCTACAGGCGAGGTCTAGCCGCGAAGCAGGCGCTCTTCTCCTACTACAACGGGACCCTGGGGTACCTTCCTGTTCTTCGAGCTCTTGGCGCCCAGGGCCTGACAGACGCTGACGCGGACCAGCTGACCCATGACTTCGTGGACACGTGCGCCTCGGTCCCTCTGGACGACCTTGATGCGGACGTCATCGGTGGGGCCGCCGGGACGATCATGGCGCTGGCAACCCTGCCGGACCGTCAGCAGGCCGAGCCGGTCATCGCTCGACTGGCCGACTACCTGGCCGGCCTACGTGACAGCGGCTGGGCCGTTCCCAGACCCCGGGCCATCGACAATGCCAGCTTTGCCCATGGTGCCAGTGGGGTCGCCACCGCGCTGCTTCATGCCGCCGTGGTCACCGGTCGTGACGAGTACCGCGACTCCTGGAGGGCGGCCTGGAAGCACGACGAGCGCTTCCGGCGCGGGGACACCTGGGTGGACATGCGCCGAGACGACGGGCTTCCCAGTGCCAACTGGTGCCACGGACTCACCGGGCTCATGCTGGCCAGGTGCCGGTGGCTTGACCTTGACGACGAGCACGACCTGCTCTCACCCGACGAGCGCGCAGCCGTCAGTGACGAGCTGCTGCTTGCTGCAGACGGGGTCGAGAAGTACGGGCTTGGGCTTGACACCTTTGCCCTCTGCCACGGCGTGGCAGGAAACCTTCTCGCCCTTGAGAACGTCGCCCACCGGCTTCCAGGCAGGTCCTGGGAGGATGAGTGGACGAGCATGAGTAGCTTCGGGATCGCCAAGGACTGGCTGTGCGGCCTGAGTGACCACTTCCAGTCGTACTCCGCGATGAGCGGGCTGCCCGGCATTCTGCACGCACTCGCCGAGCACGCCATGCCGGGCAGTCCCATGTCACCGCTGCTCCTTCCAAGCCTTGACTGGGGTGGTACCCGTGCGCGTTAA
- a CDS encoding cysteine peptidase family C39 domain-containing protein: protein MRVKFRMQTGEQDCLLACYSMAVSSLGIDLLPHELYDGDALPADGLKASYLRQIDQSIGTRTRAYRDPGAEWTREVFTSFNGPAIAHWNSNHFVVVASMSRTHVRVLDPALGRLRLPLEDFYRSFTGVWILVEQERPPAPAPRSRPPSAVRVFFSRHLWLLFLGLTIGQAASMAVATGVRSVLGAEYLWPITIGLGVVLVLLYLASGLMLTAAQRGLTGRFERRYSESLFRSVLRRPYLFFKSQTVGSLIEVISLRGTIRDVILSSAIPAAINFLSVMVLVVYLAWISMPLTLLTCGVSLLFSILAGLAVQRERDASQNYVQRQIAFTSAIQQDIHSVDETKVTRTEDQVAARWSAENNRLAEAFKTTLGAQNLSAGVQRVYYGVSLVVVAAFSVSLYRSGHVGMPDVVLFQSGVGMLAGATSELQTFFVSWAKAAVFEQKQAPLREEPEEQRRDVVLADSPAFITARDLSCTYPGGEPVFAPISLTIGQGEHVAIIGESGSGKSTLLHALMGLLPHDGTVQYGDGWDRSGLGVVLPGMSLYTGTVRDNLVAEGVDCAEADIWEALAAVNLADTVSRLPRGLDSAVFESGRNFSSGQAQRMLVARSLIRGRHCIFWDEALSGVDASTRESIYRNVFQSDTYRGVTIIAVSHQMDILSRVDRVVYVKGNHSAPVIGVPTALEHTSRRYKRFVASANLLAA, encoded by the coding sequence GTGCGCGTTAAGTTCCGGATGCAGACTGGAGAGCAGGACTGCCTTCTTGCCTGCTACTCCATGGCAGTCTCGTCCCTGGGGATCGACCTCCTCCCTCACGAGCTCTACGACGGTGATGCACTGCCTGCGGATGGACTGAAAGCCAGCTACCTGAGGCAGATCGATCAGTCCATCGGCACCCGCACCCGCGCCTACCGGGATCCCGGGGCAGAATGGACACGTGAGGTGTTCACCTCCTTCAATGGCCCGGCGATCGCGCACTGGAACTCGAACCACTTCGTCGTGGTCGCCTCGATGTCACGTACCCACGTCCGCGTGTTAGACCCTGCTCTTGGCAGACTCCGTCTACCGCTGGAGGACTTCTACCGCTCCTTTACCGGAGTGTGGATCCTCGTCGAGCAGGAGCGTCCTCCGGCTCCGGCGCCCCGTTCTCGGCCGCCTTCCGCTGTCCGGGTCTTCTTCTCCCGGCACCTGTGGCTGCTGTTCCTCGGTCTGACGATCGGTCAGGCAGCCTCCATGGCAGTTGCCACCGGGGTGCGTAGTGTACTCGGTGCAGAGTATCTCTGGCCGATCACTATCGGCCTGGGAGTGGTGCTTGTCCTTTTGTACCTGGCGTCCGGCCTGATGCTGACTGCTGCTCAGCGTGGTCTGACGGGCAGGTTTGAGCGGCGCTACTCGGAATCACTCTTCCGCTCGGTGCTGAGGCGCCCCTACCTGTTCTTCAAGAGCCAGACCGTCGGTTCCCTGATCGAGGTCATCAGTCTGCGGGGAACGATCAGGGATGTCATCCTCTCCTCAGCGATCCCAGCTGCCATCAACTTCCTCTCCGTCATGGTCCTGGTGGTCTACCTGGCGTGGATATCCATGCCCCTGACCCTCCTGACGTGCGGGGTATCGCTGCTGTTCAGCATCCTGGCTGGACTTGCCGTCCAGAGGGAGCGTGACGCCAGTCAGAACTATGTCCAGCGCCAGATCGCCTTCACCTCAGCCATTCAGCAGGATATTCACTCTGTGGATGAGACCAAGGTGACCCGGACGGAGGACCAGGTGGCGGCACGCTGGTCAGCGGAGAACAATCGTCTGGCCGAGGCGTTCAAGACGACCCTGGGCGCCCAGAACCTCAGCGCGGGAGTCCAACGCGTCTACTACGGCGTCTCCCTGGTCGTCGTCGCGGCCTTCAGCGTCAGCCTCTACCGTTCGGGGCACGTCGGCATGCCTGATGTGGTGCTGTTCCAGTCGGGGGTGGGCATGCTGGCCGGAGCGACATCGGAGCTTCAGACTTTCTTCGTCTCCTGGGCAAAGGCTGCGGTCTTTGAGCAGAAGCAGGCTCCTCTTCGGGAGGAGCCCGAGGAGCAGCGCCGCGACGTCGTACTCGCTGACTCGCCGGCGTTCATCACGGCACGCGACCTGTCCTGCACCTACCCAGGTGGTGAACCGGTCTTCGCTCCTATCTCATTGACCATCGGTCAAGGAGAGCATGTGGCCATCATCGGGGAGTCAGGGTCAGGAAAATCCACCCTGCTGCACGCGCTCATGGGCCTGCTGCCGCACGACGGAACGGTCCAGTACGGGGACGGGTGGGACCGGTCAGGGTTGGGGGTGGTGCTGCCCGGCATGTCGCTCTACACCGGCACTGTGCGCGACAACCTGGTAGCTGAAGGCGTGGACTGCGCCGAGGCCGACATCTGGGAGGCACTCGCTGCGGTGAACCTCGCGGATACCGTCTCCCGCCTGCCTCGGGGGCTTGACTCCGCTGTCTTCGAGTCCGGCCGGAACTTCTCCTCTGGGCAGGCGCAGCGGATGCTCGTGGCCAGGTCCCTCATACGAGGCCGCCACTGCATCTTCTGGGACGAGGCGCTCAGTGGAGTGGACGCGAGCACGCGCGAGAGCATCTACCGGAACGTCTTCCAGTCCGACACGTACCGTGGCGTCACGATCATCGCTGTCAGCCACCAGATGGATATTCTGAGCCGGGTTGACCGAGTCGTTTATGTCAAGGGCAACCACAGCGCGCCGGTTATCGGCGTGCCGACCGCCCTGGAGCACACGAGCAGGCGGTACAAGAGGTTCGTTGCCAGCGCTAATCTGCTCGCCGCATAG
- a CDS encoding ABC transporter permease, with product MSSIIIEFLKLRRSASWGVVLVLPTVSVLCACVLVRPTDWQLLWVRSIGFYGMVLLPVSLGVLASLVWRVEHQGSNGLALMSAPVPTWRTVAAKTIASWLLAAVMQFVLVLAATAVGSLVLGLPGVLPLRYLVAGLLIAVACAPVCALQSGLSAFTRSFAVPVAIGLVLTGAGTTALLLHIPAAWLLPHALVTRTTQIGATSEGATLVFAAQELTWTSAAVTVGISAALSAVVVLATSVALERSDTRGG from the coding sequence ATGTCCTCCATCATCATCGAGTTCCTCAAGCTGCGCCGCTCGGCGAGCTGGGGCGTGGTACTCGTGCTGCCGACGGTCTCGGTCCTCTGCGCGTGCGTGCTCGTGCGTCCCACGGACTGGCAGCTCCTATGGGTGCGGTCCATCGGCTTCTACGGGATGGTGCTGCTCCCCGTATCCCTCGGCGTCCTGGCGTCCCTCGTTTGGCGGGTTGAGCACCAGGGGTCCAACGGGCTGGCACTCATGAGCGCGCCCGTCCCCACGTGGAGGACGGTGGCGGCCAAGACCATCGCTTCCTGGCTGCTCGCGGCCGTCATGCAGTTCGTCCTGGTGCTGGCCGCGACCGCCGTCGGGTCACTCGTCCTCGGGCTGCCGGGCGTTCTGCCGTTGCGGTACCTGGTGGCGGGGCTGCTGATCGCGGTGGCCTGCGCGCCCGTGTGCGCTCTCCAGTCGGGTCTGTCGGCCTTCACCCGGTCCTTCGCCGTGCCAGTGGCGATCGGCCTGGTGCTGACAGGAGCGGGGACGACGGCGCTGCTGTTGCACATTCCGGCGGCCTGGCTCCTGCCTCACGCCCTGGTCACCCGCACGACGCAGATCGGCGCGACCAGCGAGGGTGCCACCCTTGTCTTCGCCGCCCAGGAGCTCACCTGGACGAGTGCTGCCGTCACGGTCGGTATCAGTGCGGCCCTGAGCGCCGTCGTCGTCCTGGCCACCTCCGTGGCGCTTGAGCGATCCGACACCCGAGGGGGCTGA